In Deltaproteobacteria bacterium, a single genomic region encodes these proteins:
- a CDS encoding nuclear transport factor 2 family protein: MNKKDIATTFFKLASSGKVREAYEKYVHPNFTHHNAYYKGDRETLLVGMEENAKQFPDKKYETLRVLEDGDLVAVHGKVTLAPDKIFSVIHIFRFEGDKIVEEWEASQELLKGSANKNGIF; encoded by the coding sequence ATGAATAAAAAAGACATAGCAACAACTTTTTTCAAACTGGCGTCTTCTGGCAAGGTACGCGAGGCATACGAAAAATATGTGCATCCAAATTTTACCCACCACAACGCCTACTACAAAGGAGATCGGGAGACGCTTCTAGTCGGCATGGAAGAAAACGCTAAACAATTTCCCGATAAAAAATACGAGACCCTACGCGTGCTTGAAGACGGCGACCTTGTGGCGGTGCATGGGAAGGTAACGCTTGCACCAGATAAAATATTCTCCGTCATCCATATTTTTCGTTTTGAAGGAGATAAAATTGTAGAGGAATGGGAAGCGTCTCAAGAATTGCTCAAGGGTTCTGCGAACAAAAACGGAATATTTTGA